The following are from one region of the Leptospira yasudae genome:
- a CDS encoding proline--tRNA ligase, translating to MKASKYILPTEKENPADAVVASHRLMIRAGLARKSSAGLYFYLPLGLKILQKIKQIVREEMNNTGALEFDLPILTPSELWEQSGRWNAMGKEMFRIKDRHDLSYSLGPTHEESFSFLVKPLLKSYKDLPINVYQIQTKFRDEIRPRFGVIRSREFVMKDAYSFHIDEPSLDETYQAMRVAYRKIFDRCGLKTIPVQADSGSMGGSASEEFMVVSPIGEETLLLCNSCGYSSNSEKTPLVLKKENLPANAIERKEISTPGKKTIAEVSALLGIPESTTIKAVALKSDKKKILVFLRGDLELNLHKLHSLLRIVDSEPMTDAEVRELGLVPGFIAPIAPNDKVKVLYDRSLQKDFPYVVGSNKEDFHTQGFILEKEISGLPEFADVALAREGDLCPNCNSPLKAEKGIEVGHIFKLGEKYTKAFGIQVLDQNGKSRTLTMGCYGIGVNRTMATVIEQCNDEKGIFWPISIAPFEVSLVSITKGEEQYSKAEEFYNVLKNENLEVFWDDRDVGPGFKLKDSELIGFPIRVTIGKKFFENGEVSIYNRKADKEESFAFTGFEDLVARVEALRQELFAELE from the coding sequence ATGAAAGCATCGAAATATATTCTTCCCACAGAAAAAGAAAATCCTGCGGACGCGGTAGTCGCGTCCCATCGACTCATGATCCGCGCGGGGCTCGCACGCAAGTCCTCCGCCGGTTTGTATTTTTATCTTCCGCTCGGATTAAAGATTCTTCAAAAGATCAAACAGATCGTACGCGAAGAGATGAACAACACGGGTGCGTTGGAATTCGATCTTCCGATCTTAACTCCTTCCGAACTTTGGGAACAAAGCGGAAGATGGAACGCGATGGGAAAGGAAATGTTTCGTATCAAGGACAGACACGATCTTTCCTACTCGCTCGGACCCACACACGAAGAATCCTTCAGCTTTCTCGTTAAGCCTTTATTGAAATCCTATAAGGATCTTCCGATCAACGTCTATCAGATCCAGACGAAATTCAGAGACGAGATTCGTCCTCGTTTCGGAGTGATCCGCTCTAGAGAATTCGTGATGAAGGACGCGTATTCCTTTCATATCGACGAACCTTCTCTCGACGAAACGTATCAAGCGATGCGAGTCGCATATCGAAAAATTTTCGATCGGTGCGGACTCAAGACGATTCCCGTGCAAGCGGATTCGGGAAGCATGGGCGGTTCCGCGTCGGAAGAGTTTATGGTCGTATCTCCGATAGGAGAAGAAACGTTATTGTTGTGCAATTCGTGCGGATACAGTTCCAACAGCGAAAAGACTCCTCTTGTATTAAAAAAAGAGAATCTACCCGCAAACGCGATCGAAAGAAAAGAAATTTCCACACCGGGTAAAAAAACGATCGCGGAAGTCAGCGCTCTTCTCGGAATCCCCGAGTCGACTACGATCAAGGCAGTCGCGCTCAAATCGGACAAGAAAAAGATTCTCGTGTTTTTGCGCGGAGACTTGGAGCTCAATCTTCACAAGCTGCATTCGCTCCTTCGAATCGTGGATTCGGAACCGATGACAGACGCGGAAGTCCGCGAGCTCGGACTGGTTCCCGGATTTATCGCGCCGATCGCGCCGAATGATAAGGTAAAAGTTTTATACGATCGTTCTTTACAGAAGGATTTCCCGTATGTGGTCGGTTCCAACAAAGAGGACTTCCACACACAAGGATTCATACTCGAAAAAGAAATTTCCGGACTCCCCGAGTTCGCCGATGTCGCATTAGCAAGAGAAGGGGATCTTTGTCCGAATTGCAATTCTCCTCTCAAGGCCGAAAAGGGAATCGAGGTCGGACATATCTTCAAACTCGGCGAAAAATACACAAAAGCGTTCGGAATTCAAGTTCTCGATCAGAACGGAAAAAGCAGAACCCTTACGATGGGTTGTTACGGAATCGGAGTCAACCGAACCATGGCGACGGTAATCGAGCAGTGCAACGACGAAAAAGGGATCTTTTGGCCGATCAGCATCGCTCCTTTCGAAGTTTCTCTCGTGAGCATCACGAAAGGAGAGGAACAATATTCGAAAGCGGAAGAATTTTATAATGTTCTAAAGAACGAAAACCTGGAAGTTTTCTGGGACGATCGCGACGTGGGACCGGGCTTCAAACTCAAGGATTCCGAACTGATCGGATTTCCGATCCGAGTCACGATCGGAAAAAAATTCTTTGAAAACGGAGAAGTGTCGATCTACAACCGCAAAGCGGACAAGGAAGAATCCTTTGCATTCACCGGATTCGAAGACCTTGTAGCGAGAGTGGAAGCGCTTCGTCAGGAACTCTTCGCGGAACTGGAGTAG
- the trpB gene encoding tryptophan synthase subunit beta produces MGKEHHSPKEGYFGEFGGRYSPEILHDALVELESTYKKLKKNKHFKKELEYYRKNYIGRPSPLTHAERLSKAWGGARIWLKREDLNHTGAHKINNTIGQVLIAKAMGKTRIIAETGAGQHGVATATVGAMFKMETVVYMGDEDLRRQELNAIRMRMMGAKVVGVSSGTATLKDATSEAMRDWALNVSNTHYIVGSSIGPHPFPTIVRDFQSVIGIESRKQFKKVNGKLPNAVVACVGGGSNAIGMFYGFVKDKKVKLYGVEAGGYSSEPGSHSATIQFGKTGFLHGTKTLVIQDEFGQIVPAHSVSAGLDYPGVGPEHAHFHQSGRVTYANVNDEGALDAFLEVCRVEGIIPALETAHAFRFAKDLAKTMGKKEDILICLSGRGDKDVAEVARLRKGEFE; encoded by the coding sequence ATGGGAAAAGAACATCATTCCCCAAAAGAGGGTTATTTCGGAGAATTCGGCGGACGTTATTCTCCCGAAATTCTTCACGACGCTCTCGTGGAACTCGAAAGCACATACAAGAAGCTCAAGAAGAACAAACACTTCAAAAAAGAACTCGAGTATTACCGTAAAAATTATATCGGAAGACCTTCTCCGCTTACGCACGCGGAACGGCTGAGCAAGGCTTGGGGCGGCGCGAGAATCTGGCTCAAACGCGAAGACTTAAATCATACAGGCGCGCATAAGATCAACAATACGATCGGTCAGGTGTTGATCGCAAAAGCGATGGGTAAAACGAGAATCATCGCGGAAACCGGCGCTGGACAACACGGAGTCGCGACCGCGACCGTGGGCGCGATGTTCAAAATGGAAACCGTCGTGTATATGGGAGATGAGGATCTTCGCCGTCAGGAACTCAACGCGATTCGAATGAGAATGATGGGCGCGAAAGTGGTCGGCGTTTCCAGCGGAACCGCGACTCTCAAAGACGCCACGAGCGAAGCCATGAGGGACTGGGCATTAAACGTTTCTAATACACATTATATCGTGGGTTCTTCGATCGGACCGCATCCGTTTCCTACGATCGTTCGCGATTTTCAATCCGTGATCGGAATCGAATCCAGAAAACAATTCAAGAAAGTAAACGGAAAACTTCCGAACGCAGTCGTGGCTTGTGTGGGCGGAGGATCGAACGCGATCGGAATGTTTTACGGATTCGTAAAAGACAAAAAAGTAAAACTCTACGGAGTGGAAGCGGGGGGTTATTCTTCCGAACCCGGCTCTCATTCCGCAACGATTCAATTCGGTAAAACGGGTTTCCTGCACGGAACCAAAACCCTCGTGATCCAAGACGAGTTCGGACAAATCGTTCCGGCGCATTCGGTTTCGGCCGGCCTGGATTATCCGGGGGTCGGGCCCGAACACGCTCACTTTCATCAAAGCGGAAGAGTGACCTACGCGAACGTAAACGACGAAGGCGCGTTAGACGCCTTTCTTGAAGTCTGCCGTGTGGAGGGAATCATTCCCGCATTAGAAACCGCTCATGCGTTTCGATTTGCGAAAGACCTCGCCAAGACGATGGGAAAAAAAGAAGACATTCTTATCTGTCTTTCGGGAAGAGGGGACAAGGACGTCGCGGAAGTCGCAAGACTTCGCAAAGGAGAATTCGAGTGA
- the trpA gene encoding tryptophan synthase subunit alpha — MSAISSVFSKDKSVFIPYISLGDPDYESCVAWADALIRGGAGILELGIPFTDPTADGPVIQKAFKRALAHPFSMKKILEITAEIHKLHPQTPLVYLTYFNPLYAMGLERFAEIAKNSGIQGLIIPDLPYDTPEAEEFFTQLEKRKIDFIHLVTPATTEERIKSMKSLASGFIYYVTSYGVTGERSSIANGLRERIGLVKKLISLPVCAGFGISTAVQSKEISQYADGVIIGSAVQRIIEENGSNRDACVQKLFSYASEIRSSMR, encoded by the coding sequence GTGAGCGCGATCTCTTCCGTATTTTCAAAAGACAAAAGCGTTTTTATTCCTTACATTTCTCTCGGTGATCCGGATTATGAATCCTGTGTCGCTTGGGCGGATGCGCTGATTCGCGGAGGCGCGGGGATTCTCGAATTAGGAATTCCGTTTACCGATCCGACCGCGGACGGTCCCGTGATTCAGAAGGCGTTCAAACGCGCGCTCGCACATCCCTTCTCGATGAAAAAAATTCTCGAGATCACCGCGGAGATTCACAAACTGCATCCGCAAACTCCTCTCGTGTATCTAACGTATTTCAATCCGTTGTATGCGATGGGTTTGGAACGGTTCGCGGAGATTGCAAAGAACTCCGGCATTCAAGGATTGATCATTCCCGATCTGCCTTATGATACCCCGGAAGCGGAAGAATTCTTCACGCAACTGGAAAAGAGAAAAATCGATTTCATCCACCTCGTAACGCCTGCGACGACCGAGGAGCGAATCAAATCGATGAAGTCTCTCGCGTCCGGCTTTATCTACTACGTGACTTCGTACGGAGTGACGGGCGAAAGAAGTTCGATCGCCAACGGTCTACGGGAAAGAATCGGGCTCGTAAAAAAACTGATCTCGCTTCCGGTGTGCGCCGGGTTCGGAATTTCCACGGCCGTTCAATCGAAAGAAATTTCCCAATACGCGGACGGAGTCATCATCGGTTCCGCGGTGCAGAGAATCATCGAAGAGAACGGATCGAATCGGGACGCTTGCGTTCAGAAATTATTTTCCTACGCGTCCGAAATCCGTTCTTCGATGAGATAA
- a CDS encoding adenylate/guanylate cyclase domain-containing protein, whose translation MSETKFKITPIHIVSLVLGSLGIVLISFTAFLPNFSLNTEFLLGGFALLLISSYPIYKFIEANSSDKQRSGSVWLATVVSLTLFFLYQIFTPLSELEESSVSWRFTLLRAGVNKSEKESEEGTIEYTRYNPPPGARQDIQIIGITTTSLEKLQGRWPLPWKYYANIIDIFKNTSNHLMFDIFFVDYKPGQTEEMAEALAKNPQVMFDYPMETSLESKSSILNLEKRIDVLRKFKLENVEDPGDTGRSWLKFPQPPIEPVAEKASGLGFANIKKDESGLNRRMPLVAKLLNAGPLRETEYYPSIDLIIACNYLGVDVKRDVHVVMGKYVKIKNIPQKTLTSFNRKTLKMETKDIMNRPNDTREITIPIDDDGQMQINFPGGLYSFRAHEIFEAATEWNEETASQFQNTIFLVAMYYATGAGAAKDTHLSPFGDMSGIEHHAAAINTILNQDFLFELPLWGEFLILIIVGILAGIIQPRLKTWLAFIFFLATAFLYSVITLVNFSELNLVHLYPTVILEQLFIFIGLIGFRILTEEENVKYIRSTFSKFVSKDVVDELLKNPDNLNLGGSKRDITIFFSDIRGFTTMSEKMGPEELVQFLNQYLSEMTEIIIEFKGTIDKYMGDAIMAFWGAPVPLEDHAYYGCAAGLAQMRRLATLKEEWKSLDLPQMDIGIGLNSGPAVVGNMGSSHRMDYTCMGDTINLGSRLEGTNKEYGTHIIISEYTYEKVKDRVVARELDLIKVKGKTQPVRIYELLDLVNEEDLKLLRKPLQAN comes from the coding sequence ATGAGCGAAACCAAATTTAAAATCACTCCCATCCATATCGTATCCCTTGTTCTGGGATCCTTGGGGATCGTTCTCATTTCTTTTACGGCTTTCTTGCCGAACTTCTCACTCAATACGGAATTCTTGCTGGGCGGATTCGCTCTTCTTTTGATCAGTTCGTATCCGATCTACAAGTTCATCGAAGCCAACTCATCGGATAAACAAAGGTCGGGAAGCGTCTGGCTCGCTACCGTCGTATCTCTCACCTTGTTTTTCCTCTATCAGATCTTCACTCCTCTTTCCGAGTTGGAAGAATCCTCCGTATCCTGGAGATTTACTCTGCTTCGCGCGGGAGTCAACAAGAGCGAAAAAGAATCCGAAGAAGGAACGATCGAATACACTCGTTACAATCCTCCTCCCGGAGCGAGACAGGACATTCAGATCATCGGGATCACCACCACTTCTTTGGAAAAACTTCAGGGAAGATGGCCTCTGCCTTGGAAATATTACGCAAACATAATAGACATTTTTAAGAACACTTCCAACCATCTGATGTTCGATATTTTCTTCGTCGACTACAAGCCGGGACAAACGGAAGAAATGGCCGAAGCCCTCGCGAAAAATCCGCAGGTCATGTTTGACTACCCGATGGAAACGAGTTTGGAATCGAAAAGTTCGATTCTCAATTTGGAAAAACGGATCGACGTTCTTCGGAAATTCAAACTGGAAAACGTGGAAGATCCGGGCGACACGGGAAGATCCTGGTTGAAATTTCCCCAGCCTCCGATCGAGCCGGTTGCGGAAAAGGCATCCGGATTAGGATTTGCGAATATTAAAAAAGACGAAAGCGGTCTCAACCGCCGTATGCCTCTTGTCGCAAAACTTTTGAACGCGGGACCTCTCCGAGAAACGGAATATTATCCTTCCATCGACTTGATCATCGCCTGTAATTATCTCGGCGTGGACGTGAAACGAGACGTTCACGTGGTGATGGGAAAATACGTAAAGATCAAGAATATCCCGCAAAAGACTTTGACCAGCTTCAACCGAAAGACCCTGAAGATGGAAACGAAGGACATTATGAATCGTCCGAACGATACGCGCGAGATCACGATCCCGATCGACGACGACGGACAGATGCAGATCAACTTTCCGGGCGGACTCTATTCTTTCCGTGCGCACGAAATCTTCGAAGCGGCGACGGAATGGAACGAGGAAACGGCTTCTCAGTTTCAGAATACGATCTTTCTCGTAGCGATGTATTATGCGACCGGAGCCGGGGCCGCAAAGGATACGCACTTATCTCCTTTCGGCGATATGTCCGGGATCGAACACCACGCCGCGGCGATCAATACCATTCTCAACCAGGACTTCCTCTTCGAACTTCCGCTTTGGGGAGAATTCTTGATTCTGATCATCGTGGGTATTTTGGCGGGAATCATTCAACCCCGACTCAAAACCTGGCTCGCGTTTATCTTCTTCTTAGCGACGGCGTTTTTGTATTCCGTGATTACGCTTGTAAACTTCTCGGAACTCAACTTGGTGCATTTGTATCCGACCGTGATTCTCGAACAGCTATTCATCTTCATCGGTTTGATCGGCTTTAGAATCTTAACGGAAGAAGAGAACGTAAAATATATCCGAAGCACGTTCTCGAAATTCGTTTCGAAAGACGTCGTGGATGAACTTTTGAAAAATCCGGACAACTTGAACCTCGGTGGATCGAAACGGGACATTACCATCTTCTTCTCGGATATCCGCGGATTTACGACCATGTCCGAAAAAATGGGACCGGAAGAGCTGGTTCAATTCTTGAACCAATACCTTTCCGAAATGACCGAGATCATCATTGAATTTAAGGGAACGATTGATAAATACATGGGGGATGCGATCATGGCATTCTGGGGGGCGCCCGTGCCTCTGGAAGACCACGCTTACTACGGATGTGCGGCCGGACTCGCTCAAATGAGACGACTTGCAACTCTGAAGGAAGAATGGAAGAGCTTGGATCTCCCCCAAATGGATATAGGAATCGGACTCAATTCCGGACCTGCCGTCGTAGGAAACATGGGGAGTTCCCACAGGATGGATTACACCTGTATGGGAGATACGATCAACCTCGGTTCCCGACTGGAAGGAACGAATAAGGAATACGGGACCCATATCATTATCTCTGAGTACACCTACGAAAAGGTAAAGGACAGGGTCGTCGCAAGAGAACTGGACTTGATTAAAGTGAAGGGAAAAACTCAACCCGTTCGCATCTACGAATTATTGGATTTGGTGAACGAGGAAGACCTAAAACTATTAAGAAAACCTTTGCAGGCGAACTGA
- the dxs gene encoding 1-deoxy-D-xylulose-5-phosphate synthase — MQQEPTLLDRINYPADLRNIPLEKLPEVCKEVRNYIIDTLSGVGGHFASNLGVVELTVALHYVFDTPKDRLVWDVGHQTYPHKILTGRKDKLKTVRKFNGLSGFPKREESQYDLYNTGHAGTSISQALGEAAARDLTKQDYNVVAIIGDASIATGMALEAMNHAGHLKKDMIVILNDNFMSISKNVGSISNYLNNIITSHFYNHWKRIFYTFLKWLPIIGPATERFFKRVEKGFKDVLTPGGLFEDLGFGYIGPEDGHDVIRLVKMLEKVKKMKGPILLHLITQKGKGYDPAERDPIKYHGVTPFRKEDGAMDSGDSSKIAYSKIVGKMLSILTEKNPKIAAVTPAMIEGSGLKEYAEKFPDHLFDVGIAEQHSVAFAGAMTNGNIVPYMCIYSTFLTRGMDQLVEDVSLMNLPVRFVIDRAGCVGPDGETHQGLFDLSYLLGLPNMDVFVPSNGQDMIDSLRWMETYDKAPIAIRFPKASVDIKTLDFYKESPIRPGAFRVLKKGRDIALLSIGSMLDESKKAAELLEGVGFSVTLIDLVWLRPLGADALNEELANVRHFAILDESYVDAGASGYLLNRIAPENLSKYIKTFGFPPEPIHHGERKEIFHAYKLDAPSIAEHVAEALKKNLIKP; from the coding sequence ATGCAACAGGAACCAACTCTGCTGGATAGAATCAACTATCCGGCCGATCTCAGAAACATACCTTTGGAAAAACTTCCCGAGGTATGCAAAGAGGTTCGAAATTACATCATCGACACTCTTTCGGGAGTGGGCGGCCACTTTGCGAGCAATCTGGGAGTCGTAGAACTCACGGTCGCACTTCACTACGTTTTCGACACCCCTAAGGATCGACTGGTTTGGGACGTCGGTCATCAAACGTATCCGCATAAAATTCTCACCGGAAGAAAGGACAAACTCAAAACCGTCCGTAAATTCAACGGACTTTCCGGATTCCCGAAACGGGAAGAATCCCAATACGATCTCTACAACACCGGTCACGCGGGAACTTCGATCTCGCAGGCGTTGGGAGAGGCGGCGGCGCGCGATCTTACCAAACAAGACTACAACGTAGTCGCCATCATCGGGGACGCGTCCATCGCGACCGGAATGGCTCTCGAAGCGATGAACCACGCGGGCCATTTGAAGAAGGATATGATCGTGATTCTGAACGATAACTTCATGTCCATCTCCAAGAACGTGGGATCGATTTCGAATTATCTCAACAACATCATCACTTCTCATTTTTACAATCACTGGAAACGGATCTTTTATACGTTTCTAAAGTGGCTGCCGATCATCGGACCTGCGACCGAACGTTTTTTCAAACGAGTGGAGAAGGGGTTTAAGGATGTTCTGACTCCCGGAGGGCTTTTCGAAGACTTGGGCTTCGGATATATCGGGCCCGAGGACGGACACGACGTGATCCGTCTCGTCAAGATGCTCGAAAAAGTGAAGAAGATGAAAGGACCGATCCTTCTTCATTTGATCACGCAAAAGGGAAAGGGATACGATCCCGCGGAAAGAGATCCGATCAAATATCACGGAGTCACTCCGTTTCGCAAAGAAGACGGAGCCATGGACAGCGGGGATTCTTCCAAGATCGCTTATAGTAAGATCGTAGGAAAGATGTTGTCCATTCTCACCGAAAAAAATCCGAAGATCGCGGCCGTGACGCCCGCGATGATCGAGGGAAGCGGACTCAAAGAATACGCGGAAAAATTTCCGGACCATCTTTTCGATGTGGGAATCGCGGAACAACATTCGGTTGCGTTTGCGGGCGCGATGACGAACGGAAACATCGTTCCGTATATGTGCATTTATTCCACGTTTTTAACGAGAGGAATGGATCAGCTCGTGGAAGACGTTTCTCTGATGAATCTTCCCGTTCGGTTCGTGATCGACCGCGCCGGTTGCGTGGGGCCGGACGGAGAAACGCACCAAGGACTTTTCGATCTCAGTTATCTTTTAGGACTTCCGAACATGGACGTGTTCGTTCCGTCGAACGGACAGGATATGATCGATTCTTTGCGATGGATGGAGACGTATGATAAGGCTCCGATCGCGATTCGATTCCCGAAGGCGAGCGTGGACATCAAAACTCTCGATTTTTACAAAGAATCTCCGATTCGACCCGGGGCGTTTCGTGTTCTCAAAAAGGGAAGGGATATCGCTCTTTTATCGATCGGTTCCATGCTCGACGAATCAAAGAAGGCGGCCGAACTTCTCGAAGGGGTGGGATTCAGCGTAACTCTGATCGATCTCGTTTGGCTGAGACCTCTCGGCGCCGACGCGTTGAACGAAGAATTGGCGAACGTCAGACATTTCGCGATTCTCGACGAAAGTTATGTCGACGCGGGAGCTTCCGGTTATCTTCTCAATCGGATCGCGCCGGAAAATCTTTCGAAATACATCAAGACGTTCGGATTTCCGCCGGAGCCGATCCATCACGGAGAAAGAAAGGAAATTTTCCATGCGTACAAATTGGACGCGCCTTCGATCGCCGAACACGTTGCAGAGGCTTTGAAAAAAAACTTAATCAAGCCTTGA
- a CDS encoding tetratricopeptide repeat protein, translating into MELENFTPSDFLEAAKYFYKTGDSDRAEYLFKLSLENEENHEAYFFLGLMENQKGNPERGLLQFYKSVEVNPNYGNPCNEIGIILLRAGKETEAVYWLKKSLRCELNDAPHISLYNLATLYKIWNRPERSLQYLHRAILIKPDFEEARKLKEELGSAI; encoded by the coding sequence ATGGAATTGGAAAACTTTACTCCTTCGGATTTTCTAGAAGCGGCAAAATACTTTTACAAAACGGGCGACTCTGACAGAGCCGAATATCTGTTCAAACTTTCACTGGAAAACGAAGAGAACCACGAGGCCTATTTCTTTTTAGGGCTTATGGAGAATCAGAAGGGAAACCCGGAAAGAGGACTGTTGCAGTTCTACAAATCCGTGGAAGTGAATCCGAACTACGGAAACCCCTGCAACGAAATCGGAATCATTCTTTTAAGAGCCGGAAAGGAAACCGAAGCCGTGTACTGGCTGAAAAAATCCTTACGCTGTGAGCTCAACGACGCGCCGCATATTTCCCTCTACAATCTTGCCACTTTGTATAAGATTTGGAATCGCCCGGAAAGATCGCTTCAGTATCTGCACCGCGCGATTTTAATCAAACCCGACTTTGAAGAAGCCAGAAAACTCAAAGAAGAATTAGGTTCTGCGATTTGA
- a CDS encoding cyclic nucleotide-binding domain-containing protein, with translation MAFDPSVPQQQAQAPAGTLLFPEGSPANTLNVLHSGTVRYLTEVPGGRKLELFKLGGANLTPGSVALFTSGRYPFHLQAEDACVVSTYAMNRDTIGKSVGSRVSLGLMVARTLLREITELFKKSNQIRKITSEIEKVNDNLSILYYQFNPNVFPDIKPGAPIPEVSADVVDPVMRLCRENLKLFFDNGGLLPDRPSPQFLEEEHESQLTRLYPEEIDFQDGEFSFIRKLVMQDPKILNALFTADPTMLAYVCSKLANVLEQISGILKACLSDLDEAFRLFFVGEQSLVEKFYLILDITSSGYGTAPAEFVVPVLGAVAGKIEKYKNGHQALFGVPVAGLSPNAQAFQSKAGALAKKMEETAPKTQAPAASAITAGVDVNAIRKELDNSASVIIQFSGLEAEKVKEFSALMVKVKSLKNPLDPEGDNRKIRRTLGRHYWDMYQECFTKYMNSNRNVPKPVDLMLKYGYFDETMVDDSQIAFMYTQKDPLTPASDVPVWLGTEWLERIYKREIPTSLDEMGQNFFEKIKMENRTINIKKESDIPPELDNPDTRLKFEFASLYEANVRLTSGSPATHFPILTKFHSQMAIDKSYVTKKILEDVIHELVAVDYSIFHREVIYNNNELGITKEFIQKSVVPDFILVPSIGTKVMMWQDLSIHRGAGSKESPGRIVLPIFAQGDLKTMVTDALAAFRWELTKSILGAEWNNVGNPSITADYTDYIQFFKKNKDLSIEIKEKLAGDFKRFRNDRDIFANDYQLWMKYESDGVQRLNKVVRGIFYRHIPFSKAIRDKVAKTPAFSEIHNRFINIRNRKYTELENRYKKYMNALGTLPDPLRDNLEFFKV, from the coding sequence ATGGCATTTGATCCCTCAGTTCCACAACAACAAGCCCAAGCTCCCGCAGGAACTTTATTGTTTCCCGAAGGTTCTCCCGCAAATACTCTCAACGTGCTTCATAGTGGAACGGTTCGTTATCTGACCGAAGTTCCCGGAGGAAGAAAACTCGAACTTTTTAAACTGGGCGGAGCCAATTTAACTCCGGGATCGGTGGCTCTTTTTACGAGCGGTCGATATCCGTTTCATCTTCAAGCCGAAGACGCCTGCGTCGTTTCCACATACGCAATGAACCGCGACACGATCGGTAAGAGCGTGGGCTCGCGGGTCTCGTTGGGGCTCATGGTCGCGCGGACTCTTCTACGCGAAATCACGGAACTTTTCAAGAAGTCCAATCAGATCCGCAAGATCACTTCCGAAATCGAAAAGGTAAACGATAACCTCTCGATTCTTTACTATCAATTCAATCCGAACGTTTTTCCGGACATCAAACCGGGCGCTCCGATCCCCGAAGTTTCAGCGGATGTCGTGGATCCGGTGATGCGTCTTTGTCGGGAGAACTTGAAATTATTTTTTGACAACGGCGGTCTTTTACCGGATAGACCGAGTCCTCAGTTTTTGGAAGAAGAACACGAATCCCAACTCACGAGACTGTATCCCGAAGAGATCGATTTCCAGGACGGAGAATTCAGCTTCATCCGAAAGCTCGTCATGCAGGACCCGAAAATTTTGAACGCTCTTTTCACGGCGGATCCTACCATGCTCGCTTATGTTTGTTCGAAACTTGCGAACGTATTGGAGCAGATTTCCGGAATTCTCAAAGCCTGTCTTTCCGATTTGGACGAAGCGTTCCGTTTGTTTTTTGTGGGCGAACAAAGTCTCGTTGAAAAGTTTTATCTGATTCTCGACATTACTTCTTCCGGTTACGGAACCGCTCCGGCGGAATTCGTAGTACCCGTGTTAGGCGCCGTTGCCGGCAAGATCGAAAAATATAAGAACGGTCATCAGGCTTTGTTCGGAGTTCCGGTTGCCGGTCTTTCTCCGAACGCGCAAGCGTTTCAATCCAAAGCGGGAGCGCTCGCTAAAAAGATGGAGGAAACGGCCCCTAAAACCCAGGCTCCCGCAGCTTCCGCAATTACGGCGGGTGTGGACGTGAATGCGATCCGCAAGGAACTCGACAACTCCGCTTCGGTCATCATTCAATTCTCCGGTTTGGAAGCGGAGAAGGTAAAGGAATTCTCCGCCTTGATGGTCAAGGTCAAGAGTTTAAAGAATCCACTCGATCCGGAAGGGGACAACAGAAAGATCCGAAGAACGCTGGGAAGACATTACTGGGATATGTATCAGGAATGTTTTACGAAGTATATGAATTCGAACCGCAACGTTCCGAAACCGGTGGATCTCATGTTGAAATACGGATACTTCGACGAGACGATGGTGGACGATTCTCAGATCGCCTTTATGTACACTCAGAAGGATCCGTTGACTCCCGCTTCGGATGTTCCGGTTTGGCTCGGAACGGAGTGGCTGGAAAGAATTTATAAACGGGAGATTCCGACTTCTCTCGACGAGATGGGGCAGAACTTTTTTGAGAAAATAAAGATGGAAAACAGGACCATCAACATCAAAAAAGAATCCGACATTCCTCCCGAACTCGACAACCCGGACACAAGACTCAAGTTCGAATTCGCTTCTCTTTACGAGGCGAACGTTAGACTCACCTCGGGAAGTCCCGCGACACACTTCCCGATCCTGACCAAGTTTCACAGTCAGATGGCGATCGATAAGTCGTATGTCACGAAAAAGATCCTCGAAGACGTGATTCACGAACTTGTCGCGGTGGACTATTCCATCTTCCATCGGGAAGTGATTTACAATAACAACGAATTGGGAATCACGAAAGAATTTATTCAAAAATCGGTGGTTCCCGATTTCATCCTTGTACCATCGATCGGAACCAAGGTGATGATGTGGCAGGATCTTTCGATTCATAGAGGAGCGGGTTCCAAAGAAAGTCCGGGAAGAATCGTTCTTCCGATCTTCGCGCAAGGCGATCTGAAAACGATGGTCACAGACGCACTCGCCGCATTCCGTTGGGAACTAACCAAGTCGATTCTCGGAGCCGAATGGAACAACGTAGGGAACCCTTCGATCACCGCGGATTACACGGATTACATTCAGTTTTTTAAGAAGAACAAGGATCTTTCGATCGAGATTAAGGAAAAGTTGGCGGGCGATTTTAAACGTTTTAGAAACGACCGTGATATTTTCGCGAACGACTATCAGCTTTGGATGAAATACGAATCCGACGGGGTTCAGCGTCTAAACAAGGTCGTTCGGGGAATTTTTTACAGACATATCCCGTTCAGTAAAGCGATTCGCGACAAGGTCGCAAAAACTCCGGCATTCTCGGAGATTCACAACCGCTTCATCAATATTAGAAATCGTAAATATACGGAATTGGAAAATCGTTACAAGAAGTATATGAACGCGCTCGGAACCCTTCCCGATCCGTTACGGGACAACTTGGAATTCTTCAAGGTTTAA